The following are encoded in a window of SAR202 cluster bacterium genomic DNA:
- a CDS encoding VOC family protein: MQLGAFSVSLAVKDIEASRSFYEKLGFEHFAGDAAQKWLIVKNSGVVIGLFEGMFEKNMLTFNPGWDGNAKKLDSLTDVRELQERLKSQGVRFVQEADASTSGPGFFTIIDPDGNAMLFDQHV; this comes from the coding sequence ATGCAACTTGGCGCGTTTTCGGTCAGCCTGGCGGTGAAGGATATCGAGGCCTCTCGCTCTTTCTATGAGAAGCTCGGGTTCGAGCACTTCGCCGGCGACGCGGCGCAGAAATGGCTTATCGTGAAGAACAGCGGCGTAGTGATCGGCCTGTTTGAGGGGATGTTTGAGAAGAACATGCTCACCTTCAACCCAGGATGGGACGGCAACGCGAAGAAGCTGGACTCGTTGACGGATGTCCGCGAGCTGCAGGAGCGACTCAAATCACAGGGTGTGAGATTCGTGCAGGAAGCGGACGCGAGCACCTCCGGCCCGGGTTTCTTCACGATTATCGACCCGGACGGCAACGCAATGCTTTTCGACCAGCACGTTTAG
- a CDS encoding SDR family oxidoreductase, producing MARFDGQVALITGSAVGIGLAVATRLGSEGANIVMVDYDGAKAQQAAAALGEKGVDVLVEVGDVGEPAVAASAVRRAVERWGRVDVLVNNAGIAGRSANLWELSVEEMDQVYKTNLRGVFIFHREVIPQMLKRAYGRIVNIASIAGKEGNPKASPYSSTKAGVIGLTKSVGKELAKTGIRVNCVTPAVIQTDILKQVSKEHLDYMLSKIPMGRTGDVTEVAALVAWLASPECSFSTGAVFDISGGRATY from the coding sequence ATGGCACGGTTCGATGGCCAGGTTGCGCTGATTACCGGGTCAGCGGTGGGGATAGGGCTTGCGGTGGCGACCCGTCTCGGCAGCGAGGGCGCGAATATAGTGATGGTGGACTACGACGGCGCGAAGGCGCAGCAGGCGGCCGCGGCGCTGGGCGAGAAGGGCGTGGACGTGCTGGTGGAGGTGGGGGACGTTGGAGAGCCCGCTGTGGCCGCGAGCGCCGTCCGCCGGGCTGTCGAGCGGTGGGGTCGGGTAGACGTCCTCGTGAACAATGCCGGCATCGCCGGGCGCTCGGCCAACCTGTGGGAGCTATCGGTCGAGGAGATGGACCAGGTCTACAAGACCAACCTGCGCGGCGTCTTCATCTTTCACCGCGAGGTGATACCGCAGATGTTGAAGCGGGCCTACGGCCGCATCGTCAACATCGCCTCTATCGCCGGCAAGGAAGGCAACCCAAAGGCGTCACCGTACTCGTCCACAAAGGCGGGCGTGATAGGGCTTACCAAGTCCGTAGGCAAAGAGCTTGCTAAGACCGGCATTCGCGTGAACTGCGTCACCCCCGCGGTGATACAGACGGACATCCTCAAGCAGGTCTCCAAAGAGCACCTTGACTACATGCTCTCGAAGATCCCGATGGGGCGCACGGGGGACGTAACGGAGGTCGCAGCGCTCGTGGCGTGGCTCGCATCGCCCGAGTGCTCCTTCAGCACCGGCGCGGTGTTCGACATCAGCGGCGGCCGCGCGACGTACTGA